From a single Asticcacaulis sp. MM231 genomic region:
- a CDS encoding carbonic anhydrase family protein: MKMSRAHRIVAVSLLALSIVACSGKKADEHAPDATEHGSAEHGAAAAGHGSETGAVQHWTYSGNEGPSHWAQMGGPNAVCGTGQRQSPVDISGNTRNMSSHMVMAYHASTATIQNNGHTVVVTPKDGGGIEIDGNLFTLKQFHFHSPSEHAINGHATALEAHFVHQDAKGHYLVISVMSDIGAADPMLASLWTYLPSDPGQPVPLPDLLINAQDLMPGTEDFYVYSGSLTTPPCTEEVTWMVFSSPLTVSAEQADAFQRLIGPNARPLQPAHGRDFLHMSGS; this comes from the coding sequence ATGAAGATGAGTCGCGCCCATAGAATTGTTGCGGTCAGCCTGCTGGCCCTGTCCATTGTCGCCTGCTCAGGCAAAAAGGCGGATGAACACGCGCCTGATGCAACAGAGCATGGCTCTGCTGAGCACGGCGCGGCTGCGGCAGGTCACGGCTCCGAAACGGGCGCCGTGCAGCACTGGACCTACAGCGGCAACGAAGGGCCGTCGCACTGGGCCCAGATGGGCGGCCCTAATGCGGTGTGTGGCACCGGTCAGCGTCAGTCGCCCGTCGATATCTCTGGCAACACGCGCAATATGTCATCGCATATGGTCATGGCCTATCACGCCTCGACCGCCACGATACAAAACAACGGCCATACGGTCGTCGTGACACCGAAAGACGGCGGCGGCATTGAAATTGACGGCAATCTTTTTACGCTGAAGCAGTTCCACTTTCATTCGCCGAGCGAACACGCCATCAATGGCCATGCCACCGCGCTGGAAGCCCACTTTGTCCATCAGGATGCCAAGGGCCATTACCTCGTGATCTCTGTCATGTCGGACATCGGCGCGGCCGATCCCATGCTGGCCTCCTTGTGGACCTACCTGCCGTCTGACCCGGGCCAGCCTGTTCCCTTGCCGGATCTTCTGATCAACGCGCAGGATCTGATGCCGGGCACCGAGGACTTCTATGTCTATTCAGGCTCACTGACGACGCCGCCCTGCACGGAAGAGGTGACGTGGATGGTCTTTTCTTCGCCATTGACCGTCAGCGCTGAACAGGCCGATGCCTTTCAACGCCTTATCGGTCCGAACGCCCGCCCCTTGCAGCCGGCGCATGGACGCGACTTCCTGCATATGTCAGGCAGTTAA
- a CDS encoding Tad domain-containing protein, translating to MDPETTSDRARGFFSGFLKNLKGNVSLTFGLSFVFIVTAIGGALDLHRASSARHDLQDAVDSAVLAGVQVPAGQMKVVASTTFTHNIDASNAAQASQGYSSSASSSSTSSTNIVTTSLNGTAKLNSKNYVLQLVGLQSIPVTASSTAKAVVTETKTATPCIYVLDPTGSQALLVNSGARISAPNCEIDVKTLGKPAGMFNSGSSLTFKKVCMEGSQVTQNSTTVANLSLNCTNQADPYAGKMPTPASSTCNFSNGNYNDSTVNLTPGVYCGWFNFNNGSAKVNFAPGVYIIKNGGWNVNGGTWTGNGVTFYFADTSKIQFNSGISATLSAPTSGTYKDLLFYEAAGLSKSDFIFNNSVANKLTGVIWLPSRTVTWNAASGVASDSLTMVVWRLILNNTTWSLNPLSTGTTATGAKTVSVLLVK from the coding sequence GTGGATCCGGAAACCACCTCAGACCGAGCTCGGGGCTTCTTTTCAGGTTTTCTGAAAAACCTCAAAGGCAATGTCTCTCTGACCTTTGGCCTTTCCTTTGTCTTCATCGTGACGGCTATCGGGGGCGCGCTCGACCTTCACCGCGCCTCTTCAGCGCGTCATGATCTTCAGGATGCTGTTGATTCGGCTGTTTTAGCAGGCGTTCAGGTGCCGGCTGGACAAATGAAAGTTGTGGCCAGCACTACCTTTACGCACAATATTGATGCTTCCAATGCTGCTCAGGCCAGTCAGGGATACTCCAGCTCGGCCAGTTCATCCTCGACCTCCTCCACGAATATCGTGACGACGAGCCTGAATGGCACGGCCAAACTCAACAGTAAGAACTATGTGCTGCAACTGGTCGGCTTGCAAAGCATACCCGTCACGGCCAGTTCGACAGCTAAGGCCGTGGTCACCGAAACCAAAACCGCCACGCCCTGCATCTATGTGCTCGATCCCACCGGCAGTCAGGCCCTGCTGGTCAACAGTGGCGCCAGGATATCGGCGCCAAATTGCGAGATCGACGTCAAGACCTTAGGTAAACCTGCCGGCATGTTCAATTCAGGAAGCAGCCTCACTTTCAAAAAAGTCTGCATGGAAGGCAGTCAGGTCACGCAGAATTCCACAACCGTCGCCAATCTGTCGCTAAACTGCACCAATCAGGCTGATCCTTATGCCGGCAAAATGCCGACGCCGGCGTCCAGCACCTGCAACTTCTCCAACGGCAACTACAACGATTCCACCGTCAATCTGACGCCCGGCGTTTATTGCGGCTGGTTCAATTTCAACAATGGTTCGGCCAAGGTCAATTTCGCCCCAGGCGTCTATATTATCAAGAATGGCGGCTGGAACGTCAACGGCGGCACCTGGACCGGCAATGGCGTCACCTTCTATTTCGCCGATACCTCAAAGATCCAGTTCAACAGCGGCATCTCGGCTACCCTTTCAGCGCCAACTTCAGGCACCTACAAGGATCTGCTGTTTTATGAAGCCGCCGGGCTGTCCAAGTCAGACTTCATCTTCAACAACTCGGTCGCCAACAAGCTGACCGGCGTCATCTGGCTGCCCTCTCGCACCGTAACCTGGAATGCGGCATCCGGCGTGGCCAGCGATTCCCTGACCATGGTCGTGTGGCGTCTGATCCTGAACAATACGACCTGGTCGCTCAATCCGCTCTCAACAGGCACGACGGCAACGGGCGCCAAGACGGTTAGCGTATTGCTGGTGAAATAG
- a CDS encoding flagellar basal-body protein FlbY — MALSAASPSDRATQLIALTIRLGERLVGETACLEAHRPQDIYEGIEETRNLSNLYRHELMRIKSDPSLLNGLTANEKKALREATELFQERLHRYELAVTAAKTVTEGIISAVAEDLSARRTQNSPYGARGRRVVTGPQSFNFGKNA; from the coding sequence ATGGCCCTTTCCGCCGCCAGCCCTTCTGATCGCGCCACGCAACTGATCGCCCTGACCATCCGTCTCGGCGAACGCCTGGTGGGTGAAACCGCCTGTCTTGAAGCGCACCGCCCTCAGGATATCTACGAAGGTATCGAGGAAACGCGCAACCTGTCGAACCTCTATCGTCACGAATTGATGCGGATCAAGTCAGACCCAAGCCTGCTGAATGGTCTGACCGCCAATGAAAAGAAGGCGCTGCGCGAGGCCACCGAACTGTTCCAGGAACGCCTGCATCGCTATGAACTGGCGGTGACCGCCGCCAAGACAGTGACCGAGGGCATTATCAGCGCCGTAGCCGAAGATCTGAGCGCCCGCCGCACGCAAAACTCGCCCTATGGCGCTCGCGGCCGCAGGGTGGTGACCGGCCCGCAATCGTTTAACTTCGGCAAAAATGCCTGA
- a CDS encoding rod-binding protein, protein MDSSALLTLQAAQTQTQSAQQSRISSAMASTGTKNNAKLGLDFETMCLTNLLTPMFEGLKSDGPFGGGEGEEAMKSFYIGAIAKEMALRGGVGISDMMQKQLLKTQEMGQKMGVSA, encoded by the coding sequence ATGGACAGTTCCGCTCTCCTCACTTTACAAGCCGCCCAGACCCAGACGCAATCGGCCCAGCAGAGCCGCATCAGCAGCGCCATGGCGTCCACAGGCACGAAAAATAACGCCAAGCTAGGCCTCGACTTCGAGACCATGTGCCTGACCAATTTGCTGACGCCAATGTTCGAAGGTCTGAAATCTGACGGCCCATTCGGTGGCGGCGAAGGCGAGGAAGCGATGAAATCCTTTTATATCGGCGCCATCGCCAAGGAAATGGCGCTGCGCGGCGGCGTCGGCATATCCGACATGATGCAGAAGCAACTGCTCAAAACCCAGGAAATGGGCCAAAAAATGGGAGTGTCCGCCTGA
- a CDS encoding flagellar basal body P-ring protein FlgI produces the protein MLCGHAEAGSRIKDIVDVEGVRTNQLVGYGIVVGLSGTGDTVRNSPMLKQSMESMMERMGVNVRDASLNTKNAAAVMVTAELTPFGAAGSRIDVTVSAMGDAKSLLGGTLLVTPLLGADGEAYAVAQGTVQTGSVSAGGASGSSVTKGVPTAGRIASGGTIERETAFDFNSMPFLRLTLHNPDFATAKRIADTIISRYPGTAIAQNPSIVAIKPPAGTSMMDFITMVEPMNVEVDTPAKVIIDEVNGVIVMGENVRISRVAIAQGNLTIRVDERPDISQPAPFSQGQTAAIPNSNVSIDEEKGKQLLQLGGGSSLADLVAGLNALGVTPRDMIAILQSIKASGALQADIEVM, from the coding sequence ATGCTGTGCGGCCATGCCGAGGCCGGCTCCCGCATCAAGGACATCGTCGATGTCGAGGGTGTCCGCACCAACCAGCTCGTCGGCTATGGCATCGTTGTGGGCTTAAGCGGTACCGGCGATACGGTCCGCAACTCGCCCATGCTGAAGCAATCCATGGAAAGCATGATGGAGCGGATGGGCGTCAATGTCCGTGACGCCAGCCTTAACACCAAGAACGCCGCCGCCGTCATGGTCACCGCCGAACTGACGCCGTTTGGCGCCGCCGGCTCACGCATTGACGTTACCGTATCGGCCATGGGCGACGCCAAGAGCCTGCTTGGCGGCACCCTGCTGGTCACCCCTCTGCTCGGCGCCGATGGCGAAGCCTACGCCGTAGCGCAAGGCACCGTCCAGACCGGTTCGGTCTCGGCCGGCGGAGCGTCAGGCTCTTCGGTCACCAAGGGCGTGCCCACCGCCGGGCGCATCGCTTCCGGTGGCACAATTGAGCGCGAAACCGCCTTCGACTTCAACTCCATGCCCTTCCTGCGCCTGACCTTGCACAATCCCGATTTCGCCACCGCCAAGCGCATCGCCGACACCATCATATCGCGATATCCCGGCACGGCCATCGCCCAGAATCCTTCTATCGTCGCCATCAAGCCGCCCGCTGGCACCTCGATGATGGACTTCATCACCATGGTCGAGCCGATGAACGTCGAGGTCGATACCCCTGCCAAGGTAATCATTGATGAAGTCAACGGCGTTATCGTCATGGGCGAGAACGTCCGCATCTCGCGCGTCGCCATCGCTCAGGGCAACCTGACCATCCGCGTCGACGAGCGTCCTGATATCAGTCAACCGGCGCCGTTCAGCCAGGGCCAGACTGCGGCCATCCCCAACAGCAATGTCAGCATCGATGAGGAAAAGGGCAAACAACTGCTCCAGCTCGGCGGCGGATCATCGCTTGCCGATCTGGTCGCAGGCCTGAATGCCCTGGGGGTCACACCTCGCGACATGATCGCCATCCTGCAATCGATCAAGGCATCCGGTGCCCTGCAAGCCGATATTGAGGTCATGTAA
- a CDS encoding flagellar assembly protein FliX, with protein sequence MTFRINPTTGASVAAPASGAKKAGSGFSLSGSTGAQKSAATAQTSATFGMMGMDALLALQGEEDVLTGRRRRQMKRSHDILDALDDIRISVLSGDLDDEALLRLQSRIAEHREDIEDDRLQGVLNEIETRACVELAKRRLM encoded by the coding sequence ATGACGTTCAGAATTAATCCGACGACCGGCGCTTCCGTCGCCGCACCTGCCAGCGGCGCCAAAAAGGCCGGTTCTGGCTTCTCGCTTTCCGGCAGCACGGGCGCGCAGAAATCTGCCGCGACGGCACAAACCTCTGCTACCTTCGGCATGATGGGCATGGATGCACTTCTGGCGCTCCAGGGCGAGGAGGACGTGCTGACCGGCCGCCGACGCCGCCAGATGAAGCGTTCGCATGATATCCTCGATGCGCTCGATGATATCAGAATCAGTGTACTTTCAGGAGATCTCGATGACGAAGCCTTGCTGCGCTTGCAGTCACGCATCGCCGAGCACCGTGAGGACATCGAAGATGACAGGCTGCAAGGCGTGCTCAATGAGATCGAAACCCGCGCCTGCGTCGAGCTGGCCAAGCGCCGTTTGATGTAA
- the dksA gene encoding RNA polymerase-binding protein DksA, which yields MSAIQVTEPYRPTDGEEYMNSRQLAYFRGKLNAWKEEILKGAKETVNIMQKETENHPDLVDRASSESDRALELRTRDRQRKLISKIDEAISRIDDGSYGFCEETGEPIGLGRLEARPTATLSIEAQERHERSERVHRDD from the coding sequence ATGTCTGCCATCCAAGTAACAGAGCCCTATCGCCCGACCGATGGCGAAGAGTATATGAATTCCCGCCAACTCGCCTATTTCCGCGGCAAGCTGAACGCCTGGAAAGAAGAAATTCTGAAAGGCGCCAAGGAAACCGTCAACATCATGCAGAAAGAGACGGAAAACCATCCGGATCTGGTCGATCGCGCCTCGTCGGAATCCGACCGCGCCCTCGAACTGCGCACGCGCGATCGTCAGCGCAAGCTGATCAGCAAGATCGACGAGGCCATTTCGCGCATTGACGATGGTTCCTACGGCTTCTGCGAAGAGACCGGTGAACCGATCGGCCTCGGCCGTCTTGAGGCGCGCCCGACGGCGACACTCTCCATCGAAGCTCAGGAACGCCACGAACGTTCCGAGCGCGTCCACCGGGATGACTGA
- a CDS encoding EAL domain-containing protein, translated as MQTSLCISDITDRIDPVAVHCNNSTLYEAFRDDHDLMVVAVVDADGQVLGLIERHAFNLTMASEYGRALYGNKPVTSVMDKRPLLVDVTTPLRDFTSKTLTERPSELMRGFIATSDGRYAGVGTSLSVLRAISGDLQQSLGRQQEMTNDLIRLSGESQRHQTFLNMVIQNIPAMVLVKNASDQKIVLLNSAGEKMLGVTHEAVMGQTSADIMAAERAALYNTYDQMALNSQEAIVLKEEHITDAHGRQRIIQFKKTVLRTLSGEADSILTLGIDLTEQKQAEARIAHLAHYDPLTGLANRALFSREMDAALSRVQRLDRKVALLCLDLDRFKAVNDSYGHLTGDQLLTEVAERLRGCVRKGDVIARMGGDEFAIIQDIDVPQDAQHLAARIVEAMKLPIVINDTALEVGASIGIAMAPTDGMDANNLLSRADLAMYRVKAEGRNGWRFYRPEMDAQLQSRIEMEHDLKQALADNEFQLFYQPLLNLDSNRIVSFEALLRWHHPVRGMVSPAEFIPVAEDCGLIGQLGEWVLNQATRTAALWPESWRVAVNISPLQFRHKSLVSLVKKALKVSGLSPKRLELEITESVILEDETHNLAILNAIRAMGVRIAMDDFGTGYSSLSYLRTFPFDKIKIDQSFVRDLPHDKNALSIVRAITDMAQSLGVLITAEGVETEAQMQALKALNCGEAQGYLIGRPAPDISAYVQPLTVLYGT; from the coding sequence ATGCAGACGTCGTTGTGCATTTCCGATATCACCGACCGGATCGACCCGGTGGCCGTTCATTGCAATAACTCCACCCTCTATGAAGCCTTCCGTGACGATCATGACCTGATGGTGGTGGCTGTGGTCGATGCTGATGGCCAGGTGCTCGGTTTGATCGAACGCCACGCCTTCAACCTGACCATGGCTTCAGAATATGGCCGCGCCCTCTATGGCAACAAGCCCGTTACTTCGGTGATGGACAAGAGACCGCTGCTGGTTGATGTCACCACGCCCCTGCGCGATTTCACCAGCAAGACCTTGACGGAACGCCCGTCTGAACTGATGCGCGGCTTTATCGCCACCTCGGATGGCCGTTATGCCGGCGTCGGCACCTCGCTTTCCGTACTCAGGGCCATCAGCGGCGATCTCCAGCAATCACTGGGGCGCCAACAGGAAATGACCAACGACCTGATCAGGCTGAGTGGTGAATCCCAGCGCCACCAGACCTTCCTCAACATGGTCATTCAAAATATCCCAGCTATGGTGCTGGTCAAAAACGCCTCTGACCAAAAGATCGTCCTGCTTAACAGCGCTGGCGAAAAAATGCTCGGCGTCACGCATGAGGCCGTTATGGGCCAGACAAGCGCGGATATCATGGCCGCCGAACGCGCCGCGCTTTACAACACCTATGACCAGATGGCGCTCAACAGCCAGGAAGCCATTGTTCTCAAGGAAGAGCATATCACCGACGCCCATGGCCGCCAGCGCATTATTCAGTTCAAGAAGACCGTCCTGCGCACGCTCTCTGGCGAAGCGGACTCCATCCTGACGCTCGGCATCGACCTGACCGAACAGAAACAGGCCGAGGCGCGCATCGCTCATCTGGCGCATTACGACCCTCTGACCGGCCTGGCCAATCGCGCTCTCTTCAGCCGCGAAATGGACGCAGCCCTTAGCCGTGTGCAGCGGCTTGATCGCAAGGTCGCCCTGCTCTGCCTCGATCTCGATCGCTTCAAAGCGGTCAACGATTCCTACGGCCACCTCACAGGTGACCAGTTGCTGACCGAGGTCGCCGAGCGGCTGCGCGGCTGCGTACGCAAAGGCGATGTCATCGCACGCATGGGCGGCGATGAATTCGCTATCATCCAGGATATTGACGTGCCCCAGGATGCCCAGCATCTGGCGGCTCGCATCGTCGAGGCGATGAAACTGCCGATCGTGATCAATGATACGGCGCTCGAAGTGGGGGCGAGCATCGGCATTGCCATGGCGCCGACGGATGGCATGGACGCCAACAATCTGTTGTCGCGCGCCGATCTGGCCATGTATCGCGTCAAGGCGGAAGGCCGCAACGGCTGGCGCTTCTATCGTCCGGAAATGGATGCACAGTTGCAAAGCCGCATCGAGATGGAACATGACCTCAAGCAAGCCCTGGCTGATAACGAGTTCCAGCTCTTTTACCAACCCCTGCTCAATCTCGACTCCAACCGCATCGTCTCGTTCGAGGCGCTGTTGCGCTGGCACCATCCGGTTCGTGGCATGGTATCGCCAGCCGAATTTATCCCGGTGGCCGAAGACTGCGGCCTGATCGGGCAACTGGGTGAATGGGTCCTCAATCAAGCTACCCGCACCGCCGCTTTATGGCCGGAATCCTGGCGCGTAGCTGTCAATATCTCCCCCCTGCAATTCCGGCACAAGTCATTGGTTAGCCTGGTTAAAAAGGCGCTTAAGGTCTCCGGCCTGTCGCCTAAGCGCCTGGAACTCGAAATCACCGAAAGCGTCATTTTGGAAGACGAGACGCACAATCTCGCCATCCTGAACGCCATCCGGGCCATGGGCGTTCGCATCGCCATGGATGACTTCGGCACCGGCTACTCATCCTTAAGCTACCTGCGCACCTTCCCGTTCGACAAAATCAAGATTGATCAGTCCTTCGTGCGCGACCTGCCGCACGACAAAAACGCTCTGTCGATTGTTCGCGCCATCACCGATATGGCGCAGTCGCTCGGCGTGCTGATAACCGCTGAAGGTGTTGAGACCGAGGCGCAGATGCAAGCCCTGAAAGCGCTCAATTGCGGTGAAGCCCAAGGCTACCTGATCGGTCGACCAGCGCCGGATATCAGTGCCTATGTTCAGCCGCTGACGGTCCTCTACGGCACATGA
- the gltX gene encoding glutamate--tRNA ligase: MTVKVRFAPSPTGRIHAGNVRAALVNWLFAQKKQGVFVLRIDDTDLERSTKENEDLIETDLAWLGLVWGERYNQSKRFDIYQKCADQLKADGRLYPCYETADELDRRRKVQLSRGLPPIYDRAALTLTAEEIAAFEAEGRKPHWRFKLEGKRVAWEDLVRGHCEVDTTSMSDPVLIREDGAFLYTLPSVVDDIDMKISHVIRGEDHVANTGTQIEIFEALSAFFGNAPLPIFAHMPLLVGADGEGLSKRLGSMSISQMREDGIEPLAITSHLAKIGTSDALEAAPSLAALAKGQDFGKMGRAPARYDFDDLMRLNAGVLQAMSYTEAKPRLKALNADLGELFWDTIRMNLHKFNEVTEWAQIVGGDITPKIEDAAFAAKALELLPADYGRESWSAWSGAIKEATGAKGKALFMPLRQALTGMDHGPDMGALSFLIGRDKIAQRLKG, translated from the coding sequence ATGACCGTCAAGGTTCGCTTCGCTCCTTCGCCCACCGGCCGCATCCACGCCGGCAATGTTCGCGCCGCGCTCGTTAACTGGCTGTTCGCACAGAAGAAACAGGGCGTCTTCGTCCTGCGTATCGACGATACCGATCTGGAACGCTCGACCAAGGAAAACGAAGACCTGATCGAGACCGACCTGGCCTGGCTCGGTTTGGTCTGGGGTGAGCGCTACAATCAATCGAAGCGCTTCGACATCTATCAAAAATGCGCTGACCAGCTAAAAGCCGATGGCCGTCTTTATCCGTGCTACGAAACCGCTGACGAACTGGATCGTCGCCGTAAGGTGCAGTTGTCGCGCGGCCTGCCGCCGATTTATGACCGCGCTGCGCTCACCCTGACCGCTGAAGAGATCGCCGCCTTTGAAGCTGAAGGCCGTAAGCCGCACTGGCGCTTCAAGCTGGAAGGCAAGCGCGTCGCCTGGGAAGACCTGGTGCGCGGGCATTGCGAAGTCGACACCACCTCGATGTCCGACCCTGTGCTGATCCGCGAAGACGGCGCCTTCCTCTATACTCTGCCGTCGGTGGTGGATGATATCGACATGAAGATCAGCCATGTCATTCGCGGCGAGGATCACGTCGCCAATACCGGCACGCAGATCGAGATTTTCGAAGCGCTTTCCGCCTTCTTCGGTAACGCGCCGCTGCCTATTTTCGCCCACATGCCGCTGCTGGTCGGCGCTGACGGTGAGGGACTTTCCAAGCGCCTCGGTTCCATGTCGATTTCGCAGATGCGCGAAGATGGCATCGAGCCTCTGGCCATCACCTCGCACCTCGCCAAGATCGGCACCTCCGATGCATTGGAAGCCGCGCCGTCTCTGGCCGCGCTGGCCAAAGGTCAGGACTTCGGCAAGATGGGGCGAGCGCCGGCACGTTATGATTTTGATGACCTGATGCGCCTCAATGCCGGCGTGCTGCAGGCCATGAGCTATACCGAGGCCAAGCCGCGGCTCAAAGCCCTGAACGCCGATCTCGGAGAACTCTTCTGGGACACCATCCGCATGAACCTGCACAAGTTCAACGAGGTGACCGAGTGGGCCCAGATCGTCGGTGGTGACATCACGCCGAAGATCGAGGACGCTGCCTTTGCCGCCAAGGCGCTGGAACTTCTGCCGGCCGATTATGGCCGCGAGAGCTGGTCCGCCTGGTCGGGCGCCATCAAGGAAGCCACCGGCGCCAAGGGCAAGGCCCTGTTCATGCCGTTGCGCCAGGCCCTGACAGGTATGGACCACGGTCCGGATATGGGGGCGCTGAGCTTCCTGATCGGCCGTGACAAGATCGCGCAACGCTTGAAGGGCTAG
- a CDS encoding VIT family protein, protein MTRSHKASERHYISRIGWLRAAVLGANDGIISTASLIVGIAASPADKSAILLTGVAALVAGSLSMAAGEYVSVSSQADTEAADIARETQELQDFPEAEIEELTQIYVGRGLEAPLARQVAEQLMKTDALKAHARDELGFSEHTEAKPIQAALTSAITFASGAILPLLAMWVSPRPLIVWIVATCAILFLGLLGALGAVAGGSNMGKAVFRVTFWGAIALGVTAGIGKLFGAVI, encoded by the coding sequence ATGACACGATCTCACAAGGCTTCGGAGCGGCACTATATCTCACGCATCGGCTGGCTAAGAGCCGCAGTGCTCGGCGCCAATGACGGGATTATCTCGACCGCCAGCCTGATTGTCGGGATCGCCGCTAGCCCCGCGGACAAGAGCGCGATCCTGTTGACAGGCGTAGCGGCTCTTGTGGCGGGCTCACTGTCGATGGCGGCGGGCGAATATGTCTCCGTCAGTTCGCAGGCCGATACCGAAGCTGCCGATATCGCCCGCGAAACTCAGGAATTGCAAGACTTTCCGGAAGCCGAGATCGAGGAACTGACGCAGATCTATGTTGGCCGGGGTCTCGAAGCGCCGCTCGCCCGTCAGGTGGCCGAGCAGTTGATGAAGACCGACGCCCTGAAAGCCCATGCCCGCGACGAACTAGGCTTCTCCGAACACACCGAGGCCAAGCCCATTCAGGCGGCCCTGACCTCGGCCATCACCTTCGCCTCGGGCGCCATCCTGCCGCTTCTGGCCATGTGGGTTAGCCCGCGCCCGCTCATCGTATGGATCGTCGCGACATGCGCCATTCTCTTTCTCGGCCTTTTGGGCGCTCTGGGCGCTGTGGCCGGCGGATCAAACATGGGGAAGGCTGTTTTCCGCGTTACCTTCTGGGGCGCAATCGCTCTGGGCGTTACTGCCGGCATTGGCAAACTGTTCGGCGCCGTGATCTAG
- a CDS encoding LOG family protein, with the protein MPKFLQNREAIVDGVDTRIVSNMHERKMMMFEESDAFVVMPGGVGTLEEVIELMSWRRLDLHKKPVIFLNINHYWEPFFALIRHTEAEAFTPAVFLDTFFSVDTVEEVLPAIARAGLHTVDIDTRRRVLT; encoded by the coding sequence ATGCCCAAATTCCTGCAGAACCGTGAAGCCATCGTCGATGGAGTGGACACGCGCATCGTGTCGAATATGCACGAACGCAAGATGATGATGTTCGAGGAATCGGATGCTTTCGTCGTCATGCCCGGCGGCGTCGGCACGCTTGAAGAGGTCATCGAACTGATGTCGTGGCGTCGGCTCGATCTGCACAAGAAGCCGGTCATCTTTCTCAATATCAATCACTATTGGGAGCCTTTCTTTGCGCTGATCCGGCATACCGAAGCGGAGGCCTTCACCCCTGCTGTTTTCCTCGACACCTTTTTCAGCGTGGATACGGTCGAAGAGGTATTGCCAGCCATAGCCCGCGCTGGTCTGCACACGGTGGATATCGATACGCGGCGGAGAGTTCTGACATGA